The following proteins come from a genomic window of Kitasatospora sp. NBC_01246:
- a CDS encoding APC family permease codes for MPHSSDGPAPGVAPVATGSGAGEKGLKTGALGLVSSVAIGLASTAPAYSLAATLGIIVVGVGFQAPIVTILAFIPMLMIAYAYKELNASDPDCGTTFTWAARAFGPRTGWMGGWGIIVADIIVMANLAQIAGVYGFRLVGLDSLADSTVWTSIAGVVWIVVMTAICYVGIEISAALQRWLLSIEVVMLVVLSVTALVKAYGSGAPATAAHVSASWFNPLDIPSAGAFTAGMLAAVFIYWGWDTAVSVNEETADAKRTPGRAAVISTVLLLLIYTLVSTSALSFAGIGTEGIGLGNEENSGDVLSGLGDAVFGTAGFGGFLSKLLIFMVLTSAAASTQTTILPTARTAFSMAAHRAVPAAFGRVHPRHRTPTWSTVGMGLASIAFYVLLTAISGNVLADSIASVGLGIAFYYGLTGFACVWYYRRVLTRSVKDFVFKGLVPLLGGVVLLYFFCYAAFDVYAAADYGATSIDLPLIGETGGVTVIGIGALLLGGVLMLVQWAVQGSWFRHPDVPVSAADPVDAP; via the coding sequence ATGCCGCACTCCTCCGACGGCCCGGCCCCGGGCGTGGCGCCAGTGGCGACCGGCTCGGGTGCGGGCGAGAAGGGGCTGAAGACCGGTGCGCTCGGTCTGGTGTCCTCGGTCGCCATCGGGCTGGCCTCCACCGCGCCCGCGTACAGCCTCGCCGCGACGCTCGGCATCATCGTGGTGGGGGTGGGTTTCCAGGCGCCGATCGTCACCATCCTGGCGTTCATCCCGATGCTGATGATCGCGTACGCGTACAAGGAGCTGAACGCCTCCGATCCGGACTGCGGCACCACCTTCACCTGGGCCGCCCGGGCGTTCGGGCCGCGCACCGGCTGGATGGGCGGCTGGGGGATCATCGTCGCCGACATCATCGTGATGGCGAACCTGGCGCAGATCGCGGGCGTGTACGGGTTCCGGCTGGTGGGGCTGGACTCGCTCGCCGACAGCACGGTCTGGACGTCGATCGCCGGCGTGGTCTGGATCGTCGTGATGACGGCGATCTGCTACGTCGGGATCGAGATCTCCGCCGCTCTGCAGCGCTGGCTGCTGTCGATCGAGGTGGTGATGCTGGTCGTGCTGTCGGTCACCGCCCTGGTCAAGGCCTACGGCAGCGGTGCGCCCGCCACGGCGGCCCACGTCAGCGCCTCCTGGTTCAACCCCTTGGACATCCCCTCGGCCGGTGCCTTCACGGCCGGGATGCTCGCCGCGGTGTTCATCTACTGGGGCTGGGACACCGCCGTCTCGGTCAACGAGGAGACCGCCGACGCGAAGCGCACCCCGGGGCGGGCGGCCGTCATCTCCACCGTGCTGCTGCTGTTGATCTACACCCTGGTGTCCACCTCGGCGCTGTCGTTCGCGGGGATCGGCACGGAGGGCATCGGACTGGGCAACGAGGAGAACTCCGGGGACGTGCTGTCCGGCCTCGGTGACGCGGTGTTCGGCACGGCGGGCTTCGGCGGGTTCCTCAGCAAGCTGCTGATCTTCATGGTGCTGACCTCGGCGGCGGCCTCCACCCAGACCACCATCCTGCCCACCGCCCGGACCGCCTTCTCGATGGCCGCGCACAGGGCCGTGCCCGCCGCGTTCGGCCGGGTGCACCCCCGCCACCGCACCCCGACCTGGTCGACCGTCGGCATGGGCCTGGCGTCGATCGCCTTCTACGTCCTGCTGACCGCGATCAGCGGCAACGTCCTGGCCGACTCGATCGCCTCGGTGGGGCTCGGCATCGCCTTCTACTACGGCCTGACCGGCTTCGCCTGCGTCTGGTACTACCGGCGGGTGCTGACCAGGAGCGTCAAGGACTTCGTCTTCAAGGGGCTCGTCCCGCTGCTGGGCGGCGTGGTGCTGCTGTACTTCTTCTGCTACGCCGCGTTCGACGTCTACGCGGCCGCCGACTACGGGGCGACCTCGATCGATCTGCCGCTGATCGGCGAGACCGGCGGGGTGACCGTGATCGGCATCGGCGCCCTGCTGCTGGGCGGTGTGCTGATGCTGGTCCAGTGGGCCGTGCAGGGCTCCTGGTTCCGCCACCCGGACGTGCCGGTGAGCGCCGCCGACCCGGTCGACGCGCCGTAG
- a CDS encoding muconolactone Delta-isomerase family protein, with amino-acid sequence MEFLVDMVTTVPDGTSEEEVARMRAREAVRAGELAAQGSLLRLWRPPLSAGEWRTWGLFSAPDAERLERLLASMPLRVWRRDRVTPLSPHPSDPGAEGVR; translated from the coding sequence ATGGAGTTCCTGGTCGACATGGTGACCACCGTCCCCGACGGGACGAGCGAGGAGGAGGTGGCGCGGATGCGGGCCCGGGAGGCCGTCCGGGCCGGGGAGCTGGCCGCGCAGGGGAGCCTGCTGCGGCTCTGGCGGCCGCCGCTCTCGGCCGGCGAGTGGCGCACCTGGGGGCTGTTCAGCGCGCCCGACGCGGAGCGGCTGGAGCGGCTCCTGGCCTCGATGCCGCTGCGGGTCTGGCGGCGCGACCGCGTCACGCCGCTGTCGCCGCACCCGAGCGACCCCGGGGCGGAGGGCGTCCGATGA
- a CDS encoding SgcJ/EcaC family oxidoreductase, with product MSDTAVLRGVLDRWKAAVDAHRPEAVAACFTEDAVFQGLHPYSVGRPGVAAYYASQPAGMTADYRVLETRRLTDGLLLGYLAVDFAFVDRPTLTVNLGVLLSRAGDGWSIAHYQVSLLP from the coding sequence ATGAGCGACACCGCCGTGCTGCGGGGCGTGCTGGACCGCTGGAAGGCGGCCGTCGACGCCCATCGGCCCGAGGCGGTCGCGGCCTGCTTCACCGAGGACGCGGTCTTCCAGGGCCTGCACCCGTACAGCGTCGGGCGGCCGGGCGTCGCCGCCTACTACGCCTCCCAGCCGGCCGGGATGACGGCCGACTACCGCGTCCTGGAGACCAGGCGGCTCACCGACGGCCTCCTGCTCGGCTACCTCGCCGTCGACTTCGCCTTCGTCGACCGGCCGACGCTGACCGTGAACCTCGGGGTCCTGCTGAGCAGGGCGGGCGACGGCTGGTCCATCGCCCACTACCAGGTCTCGCTGCTGCCCTGA
- a CDS encoding DUF7158 domain-containing protein, protein MTAGAPVAGALGLLDGRPLPRTELDRRLAALRSGPRSAALPRPGSSEDRQLARWVAQVVLTEELCSTVCTERGLPLGTGTPARLDQQAAVELGSITAAAYEGSAAVRAVFEAVTADVRPRADEVAHYRAMTADRPVPALWRLGFPDGGGCEADPATLPLALADALRAAGPGAWVTAGGWTAALLAVHPPGEAGGDPAPAVRAAARRAAFVRWLDRTRAARLTLLPGLEHPGDPAQPDNHHRH, encoded by the coding sequence GTGACCGCCGGGGCCCCGGTGGCCGGCGCCCTCGGTCTGCTCGACGGCCGCCCGCTGCCGCGCACCGAACTCGACCGCCGCCTCGCCGCCCTGCGGTCTGGCCCGCGCTCCGCCGCCCTGCCGCGGCCCGGCAGCTCCGAGGACCGCCAACTCGCCCGCTGGGTTGCCCAGGTGGTGCTGACGGAGGAGCTGTGCTCCACCGTGTGCACCGAGCGCGGGCTGCCGCTCGGCACCGGCACCCCCGCCCGGCTCGACCAGCAGGCCGCCGTCGAACTCGGCTCGATCACGGCCGCCGCGTACGAGGGCAGCGCGGCCGTCCGGGCGGTCTTCGAGGCCGTCACGGCGGACGTCCGGCCCCGGGCGGACGAGGTGGCCCACTACCGGGCGATGACCGCCGACCGCCCCGTTCCCGCCCTCTGGCGGCTCGGCTTCCCCGACGGCGGCGGCTGCGAGGCCGACCCGGCGACCCTCCCGCTCGCCCTCGCCGACGCCCTCCGCGCCGCCGGGCCGGGCGCCTGGGTCACGGCGGGCGGGTGGACGGCGGCCCTGCTCGCCGTCCACCCGCCGGGGGAGGCGGGCGGCGACCCGGCCCCCGCCGTCCGGGCCGCCGCCCGCCGCGCCGCCTTCGTCCGCTGGCTCGACCGCACCCGCGCCGCCCGGCTCACCCTGCTGCCCGGCCTCGAACACCCCGGCGATCCGGCCCAGCCCGACAACCACCACCGGCACTGA
- a CDS encoding NEW3 domain-containing protein: protein MPVTITAVESTDLFTGPEDAPRQLLRVTLDGPPARITVTGPGVRGEEAGTGLVEVPLEITGAEPGARIPVLVTAATDGVTATVEAVVEAAEPGWTMYLVSHFHYDPVWWNTQAAYTSPWELLSADATTRPLWERNGFALVDAHLDLALRDPVYRFVLAEVDYLKPYFDQHPERRAALRLLLERGQVELVGGTYNEPNTNLTGAETTIRNIVYGIGYQRDILGGDPRTAWQLDVFGHDPQFPGHLAAAGLTGSAWARGPFHQWGPIQKNFREAKDDARVMQFPSEFEWIAPSGDGVLTHYMPHHYSAGWWMDSSADLATAEQAVYELYRKLKPVGATKNLLLPVGTDYTPPNKWVTEIHRSWARKYLWPRFVCATPRDFLDAVRAELAATGRRPSPQTRDMNPVYTGKDVSYIDTKQAQRAAEVAAVDAEKLATLATVQGLGRYPGAALDKVWRHLAYGAHHDAITGSESDQVYLDLLGGWREAYDLAADVRDRSLDALTGRIDTAGIGSAVVVTNTLSFDRTDLVAVRLPRGRSRAVLVLDDTGAVVPSAVDRGTLRFLAAGVPALGWRTWRLVPSADGVEDTAWSRAEGHTVANARYRVTADPARGGGLTSIQDLLHERELIRNGRIGNELRVYEEYPQHPDFGEGPWHLVPKGPVLGSGGQPASVRRETGPLGERLVIAGTVDGVRYEQTVTLWRGVDRVDCRTRVVDFSGADRLLRLRFPVDLPGALPVSEVADAVVGRGFALPDVDSAEAPWTLDNPANTWFGLGSTARVALTDPAGAPLGERALGVAEVITPDLDSAADARDLVVALARIGVTATTSGADWARYGWLDVDSNLPDFRIVLGGPEANAAARELIERAGEEYATVLKAHGAVWVPALAPLAEVWQPGADLRDLRALPALVVTDPAALVHDLADARITAVCPGALHPAERLTDHSVGLLSFGLPGFAVDATGALHLSLMRSCTGWPSGVWIDPPRRTLPDGASFQLQHWTHEFSYALVGGAGDWRAQALPAQGQEFNHPLYARIAPARKGPLPATLSWLRVEPAREVLLGTLKPTGNPIAHGSAAAPGDGRLTVRLVESTGLGRTATLGGALGLTDPHRADLLERPLDSVDGALELAGSQIATVLARPSVAADPAGPVLGAVAEAAQPVHARYWLHNRGPAPLGYLPVSVGVSPGLLRTAGPGEPVELSVALSSQLRDAAVEGAALILPPEGWTASLGARPYRLEPGGHLRFPVTLTPPAAVEPGLYFAAVRITHEDQRIEDVVTLAVGELPGLLPAPGETPEDWTAAQGTESMDGRDSGLTVTVAEERLRLTPGGRATLAVRLANRTRGEIRGELQLVSPWGTWEAVGAPVRGFTLAAGATETAAFELAAPEDAEPGASWALAKVMWFGRCQYSPAVALVVEP, encoded by the coding sequence GTGCCGGTCACCATCACCGCCGTCGAGAGCACGGACCTCTTCACCGGCCCCGAGGACGCGCCGCGCCAGCTGCTGCGCGTGACCCTCGACGGCCCGCCCGCCCGGATCACCGTCACCGGCCCGGGCGTACGCGGCGAGGAGGCCGGCACGGGGCTGGTCGAAGTCCCCCTGGAGATCACCGGCGCCGAGCCCGGGGCCCGGATCCCGGTCCTGGTGACCGCGGCGACGGACGGCGTCACCGCGACCGTCGAGGCCGTCGTCGAGGCGGCCGAACCCGGCTGGACGATGTACCTGGTCTCGCACTTCCACTACGACCCGGTCTGGTGGAACACCCAGGCCGCCTACACCTCGCCCTGGGAGCTGCTCTCCGCCGACGCGACCACCCGGCCGCTCTGGGAGCGCAACGGCTTCGCGCTCGTCGACGCGCACCTGGACCTCGCGCTGCGTGACCCGGTCTACAGGTTCGTACTCGCCGAAGTCGACTACCTGAAGCCCTACTTCGACCAGCACCCGGAACGCCGCGCGGCGCTGCGGCTGCTGCTGGAGCGCGGTCAGGTGGAACTGGTCGGCGGCACCTACAACGAGCCCAACACCAACCTCACCGGTGCCGAGACCACCATCCGCAACATCGTCTACGGCATCGGCTACCAGCGCGACATCCTCGGCGGCGACCCGCGGACCGCCTGGCAGCTGGACGTGTTCGGCCACGACCCGCAGTTCCCCGGTCACCTCGCGGCCGCCGGGCTCACCGGCAGCGCCTGGGCCCGCGGCCCGTTCCACCAGTGGGGCCCGATCCAGAAGAACTTCCGCGAGGCCAAGGACGACGCCCGGGTGATGCAGTTCCCGAGCGAGTTCGAGTGGATCGCGCCCTCCGGCGACGGCGTGCTCACCCACTACATGCCGCACCACTACTCGGCCGGCTGGTGGATGGACTCCTCCGCCGACCTCGCCACCGCCGAGCAGGCCGTCTACGAGCTGTACCGCAAGCTCAAGCCGGTCGGCGCGACGAAGAACCTGCTGCTGCCCGTCGGCACCGACTACACCCCGCCGAACAAGTGGGTCACCGAGATCCACCGCTCCTGGGCGCGCAAGTACCTCTGGCCGCGGTTCGTCTGCGCCACCCCGCGCGACTTCCTGGACGCCGTCCGCGCCGAGCTGGCCGCCACCGGCCGCCGGCCCAGCCCGCAGACCCGGGACATGAACCCGGTCTACACCGGCAAGGACGTCTCCTACATCGACACCAAGCAGGCCCAGCGGGCCGCCGAGGTCGCCGCCGTCGACGCCGAGAAGCTCGCCACCCTGGCCACCGTGCAGGGGCTGGGCCGCTACCCGGGGGCCGCGCTGGACAAGGTCTGGCGCCACCTCGCCTACGGCGCCCACCACGACGCGATCACCGGCTCGGAGTCCGACCAGGTCTACCTCGACCTGCTCGGCGGCTGGCGCGAGGCGTACGACCTGGCCGCCGACGTCCGGGACCGGTCGCTGGACGCGCTCACCGGCCGGATCGACACCGCCGGCATCGGTTCGGCCGTCGTCGTCACCAACACCCTCTCCTTCGACCGCACCGACCTGGTCGCCGTCCGGCTGCCGCGGGGTCGCTCCCGGGCCGTCCTCGTCCTGGACGACACCGGCGCCGTGGTACCCAGCGCCGTGGACCGGGGCACCCTGCGCTTCCTGGCCGCCGGGGTGCCCGCCCTGGGCTGGCGCACCTGGCGGCTGGTCCCCTCCGCCGACGGGGTCGAGGACACCGCCTGGTCGCGCGCCGAGGGCCACACCGTCGCCAACGCCCGCTACCGGGTGACCGCCGACCCGGCCCGGGGCGGCGGACTGACGTCCATTCAGGATCTTTTGCACGAGAGGGAGTTAATTCGGAACGGCCGGATCGGCAACGAGCTGCGGGTGTACGAGGAGTACCCGCAGCACCCCGACTTCGGCGAGGGCCCGTGGCACCTCGTCCCCAAGGGGCCCGTCCTCGGCTCCGGCGGGCAGCCGGCGAGCGTGCGCCGCGAGACCGGCCCGCTCGGTGAGCGGCTGGTGATCGCCGGCACCGTGGACGGCGTCCGGTACGAGCAGACCGTGACGCTCTGGCGGGGCGTCGACCGGGTCGACTGCCGGACCAGGGTGGTCGACTTCTCCGGCGCCGACCGCCTGCTGCGGCTGCGCTTCCCGGTCGACCTGCCCGGCGCGCTGCCGGTCAGCGAGGTCGCCGACGCGGTGGTCGGGCGCGGTTTCGCGCTGCCCGACGTGGACTCCGCCGAGGCGCCCTGGACCCTGGACAATCCGGCCAACACCTGGTTCGGCCTGGGCTCCACCGCCCGGGTCGCCCTCACCGACCCGGCCGGCGCGCCGCTCGGCGAACGCGCCCTCGGCGTCGCCGAGGTGATCACTCCCGACCTCGACTCCGCCGCCGACGCCCGCGACCTGGTGGTCGCGCTCGCCCGGATCGGCGTCACCGCCACGACCTCCGGCGCCGACTGGGCCCGCTACGGCTGGCTGGACGTCGACTCCAACCTGCCGGACTTCCGGATCGTCCTCGGAGGTCCGGAGGCCAATGCCGCCGCCCGGGAGCTGATCGAGCGGGCCGGCGAGGAGTACGCCACCGTGCTCAAGGCGCACGGCGCCGTCTGGGTCCCCGCGCTGGCTCCGCTGGCCGAGGTCTGGCAGCCCGGCGCCGACCTGCGCGACCTGCGGGCGCTGCCCGCCCTGGTGGTGACCGACCCGGCCGCGCTGGTCCACGACCTCGCCGACGCCCGGATCACCGCCGTCTGCCCCGGAGCGCTCCACCCGGCGGAGCGGCTCACCGATCACAGCGTCGGACTGCTGAGCTTCGGCCTGCCCGGTTTCGCGGTCGACGCCACCGGCGCGCTGCACCTCTCGCTGATGCGCTCCTGCACCGGCTGGCCCTCCGGCGTCTGGATCGACCCGCCCCGGCGCACCCTGCCCGACGGCGCGTCCTTCCAGCTCCAGCACTGGACGCATGAGTTCAGCTACGCGCTGGTCGGCGGCGCGGGGGACTGGCGGGCCCAGGCGCTGCCCGCCCAGGGGCAGGAGTTCAACCACCCGCTGTACGCCCGGATCGCCCCCGCGCGGAAGGGGCCGCTGCCCGCCACCCTCTCCTGGCTGCGGGTCGAACCCGCCCGGGAGGTGCTGCTGGGCACCCTCAAGCCGACCGGCAACCCGATCGCGCACGGCTCGGCGGCCGCCCCGGGCGACGGCCGACTCACCGTCCGGCTGGTCGAGTCCACCGGCCTGGGCCGCACCGCCACCCTCGGCGGCGCCCTCGGGCTGACCGACCCGCACCGCGCCGACCTGCTGGAACGGCCGCTGGACTCCGTCGACGGGGCCCTGGAGCTCGCCGGTTCGCAGATCGCCACCGTGCTGGCCCGGCCGAGCGTGGCCGCCGACCCGGCCGGCCCGGTGCTCGGCGCGGTCGCCGAGGCCGCCCAGCCGGTCCACGCCCGCTACTGGCTGCACAACCGGGGCCCGGCGCCGCTCGGTTACCTCCCGGTGTCGGTCGGCGTCTCGCCCGGCCTGCTGCGGACGGCCGGGCCGGGTGAGCCGGTCGAGCTCTCCGTCGCCCTCTCCTCCCAGCTGCGGGACGCCGCGGTGGAGGGCGCCGCGCTGATCCTGCCCCCCGAGGGCTGGACGGCGAGCCTCGGCGCCCGCCCCTACCGCCTGGAGCCGGGCGGACACCTGCGCTTCCCGGTCACGCTCACCCCGCCGGCGGCGGTCGAACCCGGGTTGTACTTCGCCGCCGTCCGGATCACGCACGAGGACCAGCGGATCGAGGACGTCGTCACCCTCGCCGTCGGGGAGCTCCCCGGCCTGCTGCCCGCCCCCGGGGAGACGCCCGAGGACTGGACCGCCGCCCAGGGCACCGAGTCCATGGACGGCCGCGACAGCGGTCTCACCGTGACGGTGGCCGAGGAGCGGCTGCGGCTGACTCCCGGCGGCCGGGCCACCCTCGCCGTCCGGCTCGCCAACCGGACCCGCGGCGAGATCCGGGGCGAACTCCAGCTGGTCTCACCTTGGGGGACGTGGGAGGCGGTCGGCGCCCCCGTCCGCGGCTTCACCCTCGCCGCCGGCGCCACCGAGACCGCCGCCTTCGAGCTCGCGGCTCCCGAGGACGCCGAGCCGGGTGCCTCCTGGGCGCTGGCCAAGGTGATGTGGTTCGGCCGCTGCCAGTACTCCCCGGCCGTCGCCCTGGTGGTGGAGCCGTGA